A DNA window from Candidatus Neomarinimicrobiota bacterium contains the following coding sequences:
- a CDS encoding prepilin-type N-terminal cleavage/methylation domain-containing protein: MRNQTRSTWSHSRGFTLVELISAMTASMILIMGFGSVIVFSRSQLTQTNVRVGLGYDQVLIDRYVRTKLTTTVSDSMQIFVDAAAEASSTTSTTGSILRSVDADSTVYHLGITGGSLQWMIDSTTHTPVDCEVSELVFTERNGNHSKLLNLSMNLSSAGDTLACEWSITLRN; the protein is encoded by the coding sequence ATGCGAAATCAGACCAGGTCTACTTGGTCACACAGCCGAGGCTTTACTTTGGTTGAACTTATTTCTGCTATGACTGCCAGCATGATCTTGATCATGGGATTTGGTTCAGTCATCGTTTTCAGCCGTTCACAACTGACTCAAACAAATGTCAGAGTTGGTCTAGGCTACGATCAAGTTCTAATAGATAGATACGTTCGTACCAAGCTTACGACTACCGTCAGCGACTCAATGCAGATTTTCGTTGATGCAGCAGCTGAAGCCAGTTCAACAACAAGTACAACTGGAAGTATCCTTAGATCTGTAGATGCTGACTCGACAGTTTATCACTTGGGCATCACCGGTGGCTCACTGCAATGGATGATCGATTCGACTACTCATACTCCTGTAGACTGCGAAGTATCTGAACTGGTTTTCACAGAGCGCAATGGTAATCACAGCAAATTATTAAACCTCAGCATGAATTTGAGCTCCGCCGGCGATACCCTCGCCTGTGAGTGGTCAATTACTTTGAGGAATTAG